A window of Choloepus didactylus isolate mChoDid1 chromosome 21, mChoDid1.pri, whole genome shotgun sequence contains these coding sequences:
- the TRAF7 gene encoding E3 ubiquitin-protein ligase TRAF7 isoform X2 produces MPPEHELRQDHPLQPLLWGLPQPSRSRPCHGEWRQPLDLLFQLSPPSPRGGPCPASLTSLAGQLREPPWPLPTGGLAPSLTADGTSTYKQHRRTPSSSSTLAYSSRDEEDSMPPISTPRRSDSAISVRSLHSESSMSLRSTFSLPEEEEEPEPLVFAEQPSVKLCCQLCCSVFKDPVITTCGHTFCRRCALKSEKCPVDNAKLTVVVSNIAVAEQVGELFIHCRHGCRAVGSGKPPAFEVDPRGCPFTIKLSARKDHEGSCDYRPVRCPNNPSCPPLLKMNLEAHLKECEHIKCPHSKCTFIGNQDTYETHLEACHFEGLKEFLQQTDDRFHEMHVALAQKDQEIAFLRSMLGKLSEKIDQLEKSLELKFDVLDENQSKLSEDLMEFRRDASMLNDELSHINARLNTGILGSYDPQQIFKCKGTFVGHQGPVWCLCVYSMGDLLFSGSSDKTIKVWDTCTTYKCQKTLEGHDGIVLALCIQGCRLYSGSADCTIIVWDVQNLQKVTTIRAHDNPVCTLVSSHNMLFSGSLKAIKVWDIVGTELKLKKELTGLNHWVRALVAAQSYLYSGSYQTIKIWDIRTLDCVHVLQTSGGSVYSIAVTNHHIVCGTYENLIHVWDIESKEQVRTLTGHVGTVYALAVISTPDQTKVFSASYDRSLRVWSMDNMICTQTLLRHQGSVTALAVSRGRLFSGAVDSTVKVWTC; encoded by the exons ATGCCTCCAGAGCATGAGCTCAGGCAAGACCACCCGCTACAACCGCTTCTCTGGGGGCTCCCCCAGCCTTCCCGCTCCAGACCCTGCCACGGGG AATGGAGACAACCTTTGGACCTGCTTTTTCAgctgtcaccaccatcaccaagg GGCGGCCCAtgtcctgcctccctgaccaGCCTGGCAGGGCAGCTGAGGGAGCCCCCCTGGCCCCTGCCGACGGGTGGCCTGGCTCCCTCTCTCACAGCCGATGGGACGAGCACGTATAAGCAGCACCGCCGGACGCCGTCCTCCTCCAGCACGCTCGCCTACTCCTCGCGGGATGAGGAAGACAGCATG CCCCCCATCAGCACTCCACGCCGCTCCGACTCGGCCATCTCCGTCCGCTCCCTGCACTCCGAGTCCAGCATGTCCCTGCGCTCCACGTTCTCACTgcccgaggaggaggaggagccg GAGCCGCTGGTGTTCGCTGAGCAGCCCTCGGTGAAGCTCTGCTGCCAGCTCTGTTGCAGCGTGTTCAAGGACCCCGTGATCACCACGTGTGGG CACACGTTCTGTAGAAGATGCGCCTTGAAGTCAG AGAAGTGCCCCGTGGACAACGCCAAGCTGACAGTGGTGGTCAGCAACATCGCGGTGGCGGAGCAGGTCGGCGAGCTCTTCATCCACTGCAGGCACGGCTGCCGGGCTGTGGGCAGCGGGAAGCCCCCGGCCTTTGAGGTTGATCCCCGCGGCTGCCCCTTCACCATCAAGCTCAGCGCCCGCAA GGACCACGAGGGCAGCTGTGACTACAGGCCCGTGCGCTGCCCCAACAACCCCAGCTGCCCCCCGCTGCTCAAGATGAACCTGGAGGCCCACCTTAAGGAGTGCGAGCACATCAAGTGTCCCCACTCCAA GTGCACGTTCATCGGGAACCAGGACACGTACGAGACGCACCTGGAGGCGTGCCACTTCGAGGGCCTGAAGGAGTTCCTGCAGCAGACGGACGACCGCTTCCACGAGATGCACGTGGCGCTGGCGCAGAAGGACCAGGAGATTGCCTTCCTGCGCTCCATGCTGGGCAAACTCTCTGAGAAGATCGACCAGCTGGAGAAGAGCCTCGAGCTCAAGTTTG ATGTTCTGGATGAGAACCAGAGCAAGCTCAGCGAGGACCTCATGGAGTTCCGGCGGGATGCGTCCATGCTGAAT GACGAGCTGTCCCACATCAACGCGCGGCTGAACACAGGCATCCTGGGAT CCTATGACCCTCAGCAGATCTTCAAGTGCAAAGGGACCTTCGTGGGGCACCAGGGCCCTGTCTGGTGCCTCTGTGTCTACTCCATGGGCGACTTGCTCTTCAGCGGCTCTTCAGACAAGACCATCAAG GTGTGGGACACGTGCACCACCTACAAGTGCCAGAAGACGCTGGAGGGCCACGACGGCATCGTGCTGGCACTCTGCATCCAGGG GTGCAGGCTGTACAGCGGCTCTGCAGACTGCACCATCATC GTGTGGGATGTCCAGAACCTGCAGAAAGTGACCACGATCCGGGCTCACGACAACCCCGTGTGCACGCTGGTCTCCTCACACAACATGCTCTTCAGCGGCTCCCTGAAGGCCATCAAG GTCTGGGACATCGTGGGCACTGAGCTCAAGCTGAAGAAGGAGCTCACTGGCCTCAACCACTGGGTGCGGGCCCTGGTAGCAGCCCAGAGCTACCTGTACAGCGGCTCCTACCAGACAATCAAG ATCTGGGACATCCGGACCCTCGACTGCGTACACGTCCTGCAGACGTCAGGTGGCAGTGTGTACTCCATCGCTGTGACGAACCACCACATCGTCTGCGGCACTTACGAGAACCTCATCCAC GTATGGGACATCGAGTCCAAGGAGCAGGTGCGGACGCTGACGGGCCACGTGGGCACCGTGTACGCCCTGGCAGTCATCTCGACGCCGGACCAGACGAAGGTGTTCAGCGCGTCCTACGACCGGTCACTCAGG GTGTGGAGCATGGACAACATGATCTGCACCCAGACTCTGCTGCGCCACCAGGGCAGCGTCACAGCCCTGGCCGTGTCCCGGGGCCGGCTCTTCTCGGGGGCCGTGGACAGCACAGTAAAG GTTTGGACGTGCTGA
- the TRAF7 gene encoding E3 ubiquitin-protein ligase TRAF7 isoform X3 has translation MPPEHELRQDHPLQPLLWGLPQPSRSRPCHGDQNGDNLWTCFFSCHHHHQGLAGQLREPPWPLPTGGLAPSLTADGTSTYKQHRRTPSSSSTLAYSSRDEEDSMPPISTPRRSDSAISVRSLHSESSMSLRSTFSLPEEEEEPEPLVFAEQPSVKLCCQLCCSVFKDPVITTCGHTFCRRCALKSEKCPVDNAKLTVVVSNIAVAEQVGELFIHCRHGCRAVGSGKPPAFEVDPRGCPFTIKLSARKDHEGSCDYRPVRCPNNPSCPPLLKMNLEAHLKECEHIKCPHSKYGCTFIGNQDTYETHLEACHFEGLKEFLQQTDDRFHEMHVALAQKDQEIAFLRSMLGKLSEKIDQLEKSLELKFDVLDENQSKLSEDLMEFRRDASMLNDELSHINARLNTGILGSYDPQQIFKCKGTFVGHQGPVWCLCVYSMGDLLFSGSSDKTIKVWDTCTTYKCQKTLEGHDGIVLALCIQGCRLYSGSADCTIIVWDVQNLQKVTTIRAHDNPVCTLVSSHNMLFSGSLKAIKVWDIVGTELKLKKELTGLNHWVRALVAAQSYLYSGSYQTIKIWDIRTLDCVHVLQTSGGSVYSIAVTNHHIVCGTYENLIHVWDIESKEQVRTLTGHVGTVYALAVISTPDQTKVFSASYDRSLRVWSMDNMICTQTLLRHQGSVTALAVSRGRLFSGAVDSTVKVWTC, from the exons ATGCCTCCAGAGCATGAGCTCAGGCAAGACCACCCGCTACAACCGCTTCTCTGGGGGCTCCCCCAGCCTTCCCGCTCCAGACCCTGCCACGGGG ACCAGAATGGAGACAACCTTTGGACCTGCTTTTTCAgctgtcaccaccatcaccaagg CCTGGCAGGGCAGCTGAGGGAGCCCCCCTGGCCCCTGCCGACGGGTGGCCTGGCTCCCTCTCTCACAGCCGATGGGACGAGCACGTATAAGCAGCACCGCCGGACGCCGTCCTCCTCCAGCACGCTCGCCTACTCCTCGCGGGATGAGGAAGACAGCATG CCCCCCATCAGCACTCCACGCCGCTCCGACTCGGCCATCTCCGTCCGCTCCCTGCACTCCGAGTCCAGCATGTCCCTGCGCTCCACGTTCTCACTgcccgaggaggaggaggagccg GAGCCGCTGGTGTTCGCTGAGCAGCCCTCGGTGAAGCTCTGCTGCCAGCTCTGTTGCAGCGTGTTCAAGGACCCCGTGATCACCACGTGTGGG CACACGTTCTGTAGAAGATGCGCCTTGAAGTCAG AGAAGTGCCCCGTGGACAACGCCAAGCTGACAGTGGTGGTCAGCAACATCGCGGTGGCGGAGCAGGTCGGCGAGCTCTTCATCCACTGCAGGCACGGCTGCCGGGCTGTGGGCAGCGGGAAGCCCCCGGCCTTTGAGGTTGATCCCCGCGGCTGCCCCTTCACCATCAAGCTCAGCGCCCGCAA GGACCACGAGGGCAGCTGTGACTACAGGCCCGTGCGCTGCCCCAACAACCCCAGCTGCCCCCCGCTGCTCAAGATGAACCTGGAGGCCCACCTTAAGGAGTGCGAGCACATCAAGTGTCCCCACTCCAAGTACGG GTGCACGTTCATCGGGAACCAGGACACGTACGAGACGCACCTGGAGGCGTGCCACTTCGAGGGCCTGAAGGAGTTCCTGCAGCAGACGGACGACCGCTTCCACGAGATGCACGTGGCGCTGGCGCAGAAGGACCAGGAGATTGCCTTCCTGCGCTCCATGCTGGGCAAACTCTCTGAGAAGATCGACCAGCTGGAGAAGAGCCTCGAGCTCAAGTTTG ATGTTCTGGATGAGAACCAGAGCAAGCTCAGCGAGGACCTCATGGAGTTCCGGCGGGATGCGTCCATGCTGAAT GACGAGCTGTCCCACATCAACGCGCGGCTGAACACAGGCATCCTGGGAT CCTATGACCCTCAGCAGATCTTCAAGTGCAAAGGGACCTTCGTGGGGCACCAGGGCCCTGTCTGGTGCCTCTGTGTCTACTCCATGGGCGACTTGCTCTTCAGCGGCTCTTCAGACAAGACCATCAAG GTGTGGGACACGTGCACCACCTACAAGTGCCAGAAGACGCTGGAGGGCCACGACGGCATCGTGCTGGCACTCTGCATCCAGGG GTGCAGGCTGTACAGCGGCTCTGCAGACTGCACCATCATC GTGTGGGATGTCCAGAACCTGCAGAAAGTGACCACGATCCGGGCTCACGACAACCCCGTGTGCACGCTGGTCTCCTCACACAACATGCTCTTCAGCGGCTCCCTGAAGGCCATCAAG GTCTGGGACATCGTGGGCACTGAGCTCAAGCTGAAGAAGGAGCTCACTGGCCTCAACCACTGGGTGCGGGCCCTGGTAGCAGCCCAGAGCTACCTGTACAGCGGCTCCTACCAGACAATCAAG ATCTGGGACATCCGGACCCTCGACTGCGTACACGTCCTGCAGACGTCAGGTGGCAGTGTGTACTCCATCGCTGTGACGAACCACCACATCGTCTGCGGCACTTACGAGAACCTCATCCAC GTATGGGACATCGAGTCCAAGGAGCAGGTGCGGACGCTGACGGGCCACGTGGGCACCGTGTACGCCCTGGCAGTCATCTCGACGCCGGACCAGACGAAGGTGTTCAGCGCGTCCTACGACCGGTCACTCAGG GTGTGGAGCATGGACAACATGATCTGCACCCAGACTCTGCTGCGCCACCAGGGCAGCGTCACAGCCCTGGCCGTGTCCCGGGGCCGGCTCTTCTCGGGGGCCGTGGACAGCACAGTAAAG GTTTGGACGTGCTGA
- the TRAF7 gene encoding E3 ubiquitin-protein ligase TRAF7 isoform X1 yields MPPEHELRQDHPLQPLLWGLPQPSRSRPCHGEWRQPLDLLFQLSPPSPRGGPCPASLTSLAGQLREPPWPLPTGGLAPSLTADGTSTYKQHRRTPSSSSTLAYSSRDEEDSMPPISTPRRSDSAISVRSLHSESSMSLRSTFSLPEEEEEPEPLVFAEQPSVKLCCQLCCSVFKDPVITTCGHTFCRRCALKSEKCPVDNAKLTVVVSNIAVAEQVGELFIHCRHGCRAVGSGKPPAFEVDPRGCPFTIKLSARKDHEGSCDYRPVRCPNNPSCPPLLKMNLEAHLKECEHIKCPHSKYGCTFIGNQDTYETHLEACHFEGLKEFLQQTDDRFHEMHVALAQKDQEIAFLRSMLGKLSEKIDQLEKSLELKFDVLDENQSKLSEDLMEFRRDASMLNDELSHINARLNTGILGSYDPQQIFKCKGTFVGHQGPVWCLCVYSMGDLLFSGSSDKTIKVWDTCTTYKCQKTLEGHDGIVLALCIQGCRLYSGSADCTIIVWDVQNLQKVTTIRAHDNPVCTLVSSHNMLFSGSLKAIKVWDIVGTELKLKKELTGLNHWVRALVAAQSYLYSGSYQTIKIWDIRTLDCVHVLQTSGGSVYSIAVTNHHIVCGTYENLIHVWDIESKEQVRTLTGHVGTVYALAVISTPDQTKVFSASYDRSLRVWSMDNMICTQTLLRHQGSVTALAVSRGRLFSGAVDSTVKVWTC; encoded by the exons ATGCCTCCAGAGCATGAGCTCAGGCAAGACCACCCGCTACAACCGCTTCTCTGGGGGCTCCCCCAGCCTTCCCGCTCCAGACCCTGCCACGGGG AATGGAGACAACCTTTGGACCTGCTTTTTCAgctgtcaccaccatcaccaagg GGCGGCCCAtgtcctgcctccctgaccaGCCTGGCAGGGCAGCTGAGGGAGCCCCCCTGGCCCCTGCCGACGGGTGGCCTGGCTCCCTCTCTCACAGCCGATGGGACGAGCACGTATAAGCAGCACCGCCGGACGCCGTCCTCCTCCAGCACGCTCGCCTACTCCTCGCGGGATGAGGAAGACAGCATG CCCCCCATCAGCACTCCACGCCGCTCCGACTCGGCCATCTCCGTCCGCTCCCTGCACTCCGAGTCCAGCATGTCCCTGCGCTCCACGTTCTCACTgcccgaggaggaggaggagccg GAGCCGCTGGTGTTCGCTGAGCAGCCCTCGGTGAAGCTCTGCTGCCAGCTCTGTTGCAGCGTGTTCAAGGACCCCGTGATCACCACGTGTGGG CACACGTTCTGTAGAAGATGCGCCTTGAAGTCAG AGAAGTGCCCCGTGGACAACGCCAAGCTGACAGTGGTGGTCAGCAACATCGCGGTGGCGGAGCAGGTCGGCGAGCTCTTCATCCACTGCAGGCACGGCTGCCGGGCTGTGGGCAGCGGGAAGCCCCCGGCCTTTGAGGTTGATCCCCGCGGCTGCCCCTTCACCATCAAGCTCAGCGCCCGCAA GGACCACGAGGGCAGCTGTGACTACAGGCCCGTGCGCTGCCCCAACAACCCCAGCTGCCCCCCGCTGCTCAAGATGAACCTGGAGGCCCACCTTAAGGAGTGCGAGCACATCAAGTGTCCCCACTCCAAGTACGG GTGCACGTTCATCGGGAACCAGGACACGTACGAGACGCACCTGGAGGCGTGCCACTTCGAGGGCCTGAAGGAGTTCCTGCAGCAGACGGACGACCGCTTCCACGAGATGCACGTGGCGCTGGCGCAGAAGGACCAGGAGATTGCCTTCCTGCGCTCCATGCTGGGCAAACTCTCTGAGAAGATCGACCAGCTGGAGAAGAGCCTCGAGCTCAAGTTTG ATGTTCTGGATGAGAACCAGAGCAAGCTCAGCGAGGACCTCATGGAGTTCCGGCGGGATGCGTCCATGCTGAAT GACGAGCTGTCCCACATCAACGCGCGGCTGAACACAGGCATCCTGGGAT CCTATGACCCTCAGCAGATCTTCAAGTGCAAAGGGACCTTCGTGGGGCACCAGGGCCCTGTCTGGTGCCTCTGTGTCTACTCCATGGGCGACTTGCTCTTCAGCGGCTCTTCAGACAAGACCATCAAG GTGTGGGACACGTGCACCACCTACAAGTGCCAGAAGACGCTGGAGGGCCACGACGGCATCGTGCTGGCACTCTGCATCCAGGG GTGCAGGCTGTACAGCGGCTCTGCAGACTGCACCATCATC GTGTGGGATGTCCAGAACCTGCAGAAAGTGACCACGATCCGGGCTCACGACAACCCCGTGTGCACGCTGGTCTCCTCACACAACATGCTCTTCAGCGGCTCCCTGAAGGCCATCAAG GTCTGGGACATCGTGGGCACTGAGCTCAAGCTGAAGAAGGAGCTCACTGGCCTCAACCACTGGGTGCGGGCCCTGGTAGCAGCCCAGAGCTACCTGTACAGCGGCTCCTACCAGACAATCAAG ATCTGGGACATCCGGACCCTCGACTGCGTACACGTCCTGCAGACGTCAGGTGGCAGTGTGTACTCCATCGCTGTGACGAACCACCACATCGTCTGCGGCACTTACGAGAACCTCATCCAC GTATGGGACATCGAGTCCAAGGAGCAGGTGCGGACGCTGACGGGCCACGTGGGCACCGTGTACGCCCTGGCAGTCATCTCGACGCCGGACCAGACGAAGGTGTTCAGCGCGTCCTACGACCGGTCACTCAGG GTGTGGAGCATGGACAACATGATCTGCACCCAGACTCTGCTGCGCCACCAGGGCAGCGTCACAGCCCTGGCCGTGTCCCGGGGCCGGCTCTTCTCGGGGGCCGTGGACAGCACAGTAAAG GTTTGGACGTGCTGA
- the TRAF7 gene encoding E3 ubiquitin-protein ligase TRAF7 isoform X5, which produces MSSGKTTRYNRFSGGSPSLPAPDPATGTRMETTFGPAFSAVTTITKADGTSTYKQHRRTPSSSSTLAYSSRDEEDSMPPISTPRRSDSAISVRSLHSESSMSLRSTFSLPEEEEEPEPLVFAEQPSVKLCCQLCCSVFKDPVITTCGHTFCRRCALKSEKCPVDNAKLTVVVSNIAVAEQVGELFIHCRHGCRAVGSGKPPAFEVDPRGCPFTIKLSARKDHEGSCDYRPVRCPNNPSCPPLLKMNLEAHLKECEHIKCPHSKYGCTFIGNQDTYETHLEACHFEGLKEFLQQTDDRFHEMHVALAQKDQEIAFLRSMLGKLSEKIDQLEKSLELKFDVLDENQSKLSEDLMEFRRDASMLNDELSHINARLNTGILGSYDPQQIFKCKGTFVGHQGPVWCLCVYSMGDLLFSGSSDKTIKVWDTCTTYKCQKTLEGHDGIVLALCIQGCRLYSGSADCTIIVWDVQNLQKVTTIRAHDNPVCTLVSSHNMLFSGSLKAIKVWDIVGTELKLKKELTGLNHWVRALVAAQSYLYSGSYQTIKIWDIRTLDCVHVLQTSGGSVYSIAVTNHHIVCGTYENLIHVWDIESKEQVRTLTGHVGTVYALAVISTPDQTKVFSASYDRSLRVWSMDNMICTQTLLRHQGSVTALAVSRGRLFSGAVDSTVKVWTC; this is translated from the exons ATGAGCTCAGGCAAGACCACCCGCTACAACCGCTTCTCTGGGGGCTCCCCCAGCCTTCCCGCTCCAGACCCTGCCACGGGG ACCAGAATGGAGACAACCTTTGGACCTGCTTTTTCAgctgtcaccaccatcaccaagg CCGATGGGACGAGCACGTATAAGCAGCACCGCCGGACGCCGTCCTCCTCCAGCACGCTCGCCTACTCCTCGCGGGATGAGGAAGACAGCATG CCCCCCATCAGCACTCCACGCCGCTCCGACTCGGCCATCTCCGTCCGCTCCCTGCACTCCGAGTCCAGCATGTCCCTGCGCTCCACGTTCTCACTgcccgaggaggaggaggagccg GAGCCGCTGGTGTTCGCTGAGCAGCCCTCGGTGAAGCTCTGCTGCCAGCTCTGTTGCAGCGTGTTCAAGGACCCCGTGATCACCACGTGTGGG CACACGTTCTGTAGAAGATGCGCCTTGAAGTCAG AGAAGTGCCCCGTGGACAACGCCAAGCTGACAGTGGTGGTCAGCAACATCGCGGTGGCGGAGCAGGTCGGCGAGCTCTTCATCCACTGCAGGCACGGCTGCCGGGCTGTGGGCAGCGGGAAGCCCCCGGCCTTTGAGGTTGATCCCCGCGGCTGCCCCTTCACCATCAAGCTCAGCGCCCGCAA GGACCACGAGGGCAGCTGTGACTACAGGCCCGTGCGCTGCCCCAACAACCCCAGCTGCCCCCCGCTGCTCAAGATGAACCTGGAGGCCCACCTTAAGGAGTGCGAGCACATCAAGTGTCCCCACTCCAAGTACGG GTGCACGTTCATCGGGAACCAGGACACGTACGAGACGCACCTGGAGGCGTGCCACTTCGAGGGCCTGAAGGAGTTCCTGCAGCAGACGGACGACCGCTTCCACGAGATGCACGTGGCGCTGGCGCAGAAGGACCAGGAGATTGCCTTCCTGCGCTCCATGCTGGGCAAACTCTCTGAGAAGATCGACCAGCTGGAGAAGAGCCTCGAGCTCAAGTTTG ATGTTCTGGATGAGAACCAGAGCAAGCTCAGCGAGGACCTCATGGAGTTCCGGCGGGATGCGTCCATGCTGAAT GACGAGCTGTCCCACATCAACGCGCGGCTGAACACAGGCATCCTGGGAT CCTATGACCCTCAGCAGATCTTCAAGTGCAAAGGGACCTTCGTGGGGCACCAGGGCCCTGTCTGGTGCCTCTGTGTCTACTCCATGGGCGACTTGCTCTTCAGCGGCTCTTCAGACAAGACCATCAAG GTGTGGGACACGTGCACCACCTACAAGTGCCAGAAGACGCTGGAGGGCCACGACGGCATCGTGCTGGCACTCTGCATCCAGGG GTGCAGGCTGTACAGCGGCTCTGCAGACTGCACCATCATC GTGTGGGATGTCCAGAACCTGCAGAAAGTGACCACGATCCGGGCTCACGACAACCCCGTGTGCACGCTGGTCTCCTCACACAACATGCTCTTCAGCGGCTCCCTGAAGGCCATCAAG GTCTGGGACATCGTGGGCACTGAGCTCAAGCTGAAGAAGGAGCTCACTGGCCTCAACCACTGGGTGCGGGCCCTGGTAGCAGCCCAGAGCTACCTGTACAGCGGCTCCTACCAGACAATCAAG ATCTGGGACATCCGGACCCTCGACTGCGTACACGTCCTGCAGACGTCAGGTGGCAGTGTGTACTCCATCGCTGTGACGAACCACCACATCGTCTGCGGCACTTACGAGAACCTCATCCAC GTATGGGACATCGAGTCCAAGGAGCAGGTGCGGACGCTGACGGGCCACGTGGGCACCGTGTACGCCCTGGCAGTCATCTCGACGCCGGACCAGACGAAGGTGTTCAGCGCGTCCTACGACCGGTCACTCAGG GTGTGGAGCATGGACAACATGATCTGCACCCAGACTCTGCTGCGCCACCAGGGCAGCGTCACAGCCCTGGCCGTGTCCCGGGGCCGGCTCTTCTCGGGGGCCGTGGACAGCACAGTAAAG GTTTGGACGTGCTGA
- the TRAF7 gene encoding E3 ubiquitin-protein ligase TRAF7 isoform X4 → MSSGKTTRYNRFSGGSPSLPAPDPATGNGDNLWTCFFSCHHHHQGLAGQLREPPWPLPTGGLAPSLTADGTSTYKQHRRTPSSSSTLAYSSRDEEDSMPPISTPRRSDSAISVRSLHSESSMSLRSTFSLPEEEEEPEPLVFAEQPSVKLCCQLCCSVFKDPVITTCGHTFCRRCALKSEKCPVDNAKLTVVVSNIAVAEQVGELFIHCRHGCRAVGSGKPPAFEVDPRGCPFTIKLSARKDHEGSCDYRPVRCPNNPSCPPLLKMNLEAHLKECEHIKCPHSKYGCTFIGNQDTYETHLEACHFEGLKEFLQQTDDRFHEMHVALAQKDQEIAFLRSMLGKLSEKIDQLEKSLELKFDVLDENQSKLSEDLMEFRRDASMLNDELSHINARLNTGILGSYDPQQIFKCKGTFVGHQGPVWCLCVYSMGDLLFSGSSDKTIKVWDTCTTYKCQKTLEGHDGIVLALCIQGCRLYSGSADCTIIVWDVQNLQKVTTIRAHDNPVCTLVSSHNMLFSGSLKAIKVWDIVGTELKLKKELTGLNHWVRALVAAQSYLYSGSYQTIKIWDIRTLDCVHVLQTSGGSVYSIAVTNHHIVCGTYENLIHVWDIESKEQVRTLTGHVGTVYALAVISTPDQTKVFSASYDRSLRVWSMDNMICTQTLLRHQGSVTALAVSRGRLFSGAVDSTVKVWTC, encoded by the exons ATGAGCTCAGGCAAGACCACCCGCTACAACCGCTTCTCTGGGGGCTCCCCCAGCCTTCCCGCTCCAGACCCTGCCACGGGG AATGGAGACAACCTTTGGACCTGCTTTTTCAgctgtcaccaccatcaccaagg CCTGGCAGGGCAGCTGAGGGAGCCCCCCTGGCCCCTGCCGACGGGTGGCCTGGCTCCCTCTCTCACAGCCGATGGGACGAGCACGTATAAGCAGCACCGCCGGACGCCGTCCTCCTCCAGCACGCTCGCCTACTCCTCGCGGGATGAGGAAGACAGCATG CCCCCCATCAGCACTCCACGCCGCTCCGACTCGGCCATCTCCGTCCGCTCCCTGCACTCCGAGTCCAGCATGTCCCTGCGCTCCACGTTCTCACTgcccgaggaggaggaggagccg GAGCCGCTGGTGTTCGCTGAGCAGCCCTCGGTGAAGCTCTGCTGCCAGCTCTGTTGCAGCGTGTTCAAGGACCCCGTGATCACCACGTGTGGG CACACGTTCTGTAGAAGATGCGCCTTGAAGTCAG AGAAGTGCCCCGTGGACAACGCCAAGCTGACAGTGGTGGTCAGCAACATCGCGGTGGCGGAGCAGGTCGGCGAGCTCTTCATCCACTGCAGGCACGGCTGCCGGGCTGTGGGCAGCGGGAAGCCCCCGGCCTTTGAGGTTGATCCCCGCGGCTGCCCCTTCACCATCAAGCTCAGCGCCCGCAA GGACCACGAGGGCAGCTGTGACTACAGGCCCGTGCGCTGCCCCAACAACCCCAGCTGCCCCCCGCTGCTCAAGATGAACCTGGAGGCCCACCTTAAGGAGTGCGAGCACATCAAGTGTCCCCACTCCAAGTACGG GTGCACGTTCATCGGGAACCAGGACACGTACGAGACGCACCTGGAGGCGTGCCACTTCGAGGGCCTGAAGGAGTTCCTGCAGCAGACGGACGACCGCTTCCACGAGATGCACGTGGCGCTGGCGCAGAAGGACCAGGAGATTGCCTTCCTGCGCTCCATGCTGGGCAAACTCTCTGAGAAGATCGACCAGCTGGAGAAGAGCCTCGAGCTCAAGTTTG ATGTTCTGGATGAGAACCAGAGCAAGCTCAGCGAGGACCTCATGGAGTTCCGGCGGGATGCGTCCATGCTGAAT GACGAGCTGTCCCACATCAACGCGCGGCTGAACACAGGCATCCTGGGAT CCTATGACCCTCAGCAGATCTTCAAGTGCAAAGGGACCTTCGTGGGGCACCAGGGCCCTGTCTGGTGCCTCTGTGTCTACTCCATGGGCGACTTGCTCTTCAGCGGCTCTTCAGACAAGACCATCAAG GTGTGGGACACGTGCACCACCTACAAGTGCCAGAAGACGCTGGAGGGCCACGACGGCATCGTGCTGGCACTCTGCATCCAGGG GTGCAGGCTGTACAGCGGCTCTGCAGACTGCACCATCATC GTGTGGGATGTCCAGAACCTGCAGAAAGTGACCACGATCCGGGCTCACGACAACCCCGTGTGCACGCTGGTCTCCTCACACAACATGCTCTTCAGCGGCTCCCTGAAGGCCATCAAG GTCTGGGACATCGTGGGCACTGAGCTCAAGCTGAAGAAGGAGCTCACTGGCCTCAACCACTGGGTGCGGGCCCTGGTAGCAGCCCAGAGCTACCTGTACAGCGGCTCCTACCAGACAATCAAG ATCTGGGACATCCGGACCCTCGACTGCGTACACGTCCTGCAGACGTCAGGTGGCAGTGTGTACTCCATCGCTGTGACGAACCACCACATCGTCTGCGGCACTTACGAGAACCTCATCCAC GTATGGGACATCGAGTCCAAGGAGCAGGTGCGGACGCTGACGGGCCACGTGGGCACCGTGTACGCCCTGGCAGTCATCTCGACGCCGGACCAGACGAAGGTGTTCAGCGCGTCCTACGACCGGTCACTCAGG GTGTGGAGCATGGACAACATGATCTGCACCCAGACTCTGCTGCGCCACCAGGGCAGCGTCACAGCCCTGGCCGTGTCCCGGGGCCGGCTCTTCTCGGGGGCCGTGGACAGCACAGTAAAG GTTTGGACGTGCTGA